A section of the Bacteroidales bacterium genome encodes:
- a CDS encoding protein-glutamate O-methyltransferase CheR, with protein MADIIQLEEREYKRLSSFIMSQYGIKLPPVKKTLLQCRLQKRLQALHFSNFKEYVDYAFSSGDHNEITLMIDAVTTNKTDFFREPGHFDYLLEEGIERLIQKTGKRSFTIWSAGCSSGEEPYTIAMVLSEFSLKQPVEFTIMATDISSSVLEHARVGIYNEEKTGDIPLEFKKKYLLKGKNNFVNKVRIIPQLQNRIQFRKFNLLSSDFSSMGKFDIIFCRNVMIYFDRQVQHQVLKHFADCINNEGLLFLGHSESLAGHELPFISLRPTIFEKGNPLTRNKKY; from the coding sequence ATGGCTGATATAATACAACTAGAAGAAAGGGAATATAAGAGACTCAGCTCATTTATCATGAGCCAGTACGGGATAAAACTACCACCCGTTAAAAAGACCCTTCTACAATGCAGGCTGCAAAAAAGACTACAGGCATTACATTTCAGCAATTTCAAAGAATATGTTGATTATGCCTTTTCATCAGGCGATCATAATGAGATCACCCTGATGATTGATGCAGTAACGACCAACAAAACCGATTTTTTTCGTGAACCGGGTCATTTTGATTATCTGCTTGAAGAAGGTATTGAGCGGTTGATTCAGAAAACCGGTAAAAGAAGCTTTACAATATGGAGTGCAGGATGTTCAAGCGGTGAAGAACCTTACACAATAGCCATGGTGCTGAGTGAATTTTCGCTAAAGCAGCCGGTTGAATTCACCATTATGGCTACCGATATATCCTCAAGTGTACTCGAACATGCAAGGGTAGGAATTTATAATGAAGAAAAAACGGGAGATATTCCGTTAGAATTTAAAAAGAAGTACTTACTCAAGGGTAAAAACAATTTTGTCAACAAAGTACGAATCATACCTCAGCTGCAAAACCGGATTCAGTTCAGAAAATTCAACCTGCTATCTTCTGATTTTTCATCCATGGGTAAATTTGATATTATCTTTTGCCGGAATGTGATGATCTATTTCGACAGGCAGGTACAGCACCAGGTGTTAAAACATTTCGCGGATTGTATAAACAACGAAGGATTGTTATTTTTGGGGCATTCTGAATCTTTGGCGGGACATGAGCTTCCATTTATCAGTCTGAGACCGACAATAT
- a CDS encoding response regulator, producing the protein MKRIVIAEDFNTSRQIIKKTLENMGYHVDEASDGKEALGLFDGRPVDLLITDYNMPNMNGAELIKNIRNSEVYKYVPIFVLSTDTNIEKQQKAKEAMITAWIRKPFEISEFKKMIEKVLS; encoded by the coding sequence ATGAAAAGAATCGTAATTGCTGAAGACTTTAACACCTCACGGCAAATAATCAAAAAGACCCTTGAAAACATGGGATATCATGTTGATGAAGCTTCTGACGGAAAAGAAGCATTGGGTTTATTTGACGGCAGGCCGGTGGACCTGCTGATAACCGATTACAACATGCCCAATATGAACGGTGCTGAACTGATAAAAAATATAAGAAACAGTGAAGTGTACAAATATGTTCCCATTTTTGTATTATCCACCGATACCAACATAGAAAAGCAACAGAAGGCAAAAGAAGCCATGATCACCGCATGGATCAGGAAGCCCTTTGAAATAAGTGAATTTAAAAAAATGATCGAAAAAGTTTTATCATGA
- a CDS encoding Crp/Fnr family transcriptional regulator: protein MPEVSHEKQCKECTLDCVFSSVHAKELSGFQNYKREIIFRKGETLVKQGSIQSTILFINEGFVKHTIEGYHNKDVIIRLSGKNEYIGLNLLSWKNESLYTTEALKKTRVCMIESSYFRKLYTNYPVLFLRLFTNFSEELDYLYERLKIIGTRNMQGKLASALLYLSDYGQKQEDIYSHITRKDLAELSGMSVESMVRMLNEFKHEKLIQIKGKNILLNNPDMVRILCRVG, encoded by the coding sequence ATGCCCGAAGTGTCCCATGAAAAGCAATGTAAGGAATGCACCCTGGATTGTGTTTTTTCTTCTGTCCATGCCAAAGAACTGTCCGGTTTTCAGAATTATAAACGTGAAATTATTTTCAGAAAAGGTGAAACGCTTGTTAAGCAGGGAAGCATTCAGTCCACCATCCTGTTCATCAATGAAGGGTTTGTCAAACATACGATCGAAGGATATCACAATAAAGATGTCATCATCCGGTTATCCGGGAAGAACGAATACATTGGGCTGAACCTGTTATCATGGAAAAATGAGTCATTATACACCACGGAAGCTTTAAAAAAGACACGGGTATGCATGATTGAATCGTCGTACTTCAGAAAACTTTATACAAATTATCCTGTTCTTTTTCTGCGGTTATTTACGAATTTCAGTGAAGAGCTTGATTACCTGTACGAAAGACTAAAGATTATCGGTACAAGAAATATGCAGGGAAAACTGGCATCCGCCCTTCTTTACCTGTCGGATTATGGTCAGAAACAAGAAGACATTTATTCGCATATTACACGAAAAGATCTGGCTGAACTTTCAGGAATGTCTGTTGAGAGCATGGTCCGGATGTTGAATGAATTTAAGCATGAAAAGCTGATTCAGATAAAGGGGAAGAATATTTTGCTCAATAATCCGGATATGGTCAGGATTCTATGCCGAGTAGGTTGA
- a CDS encoding chemotaxis protein CheD — protein MAEFICNEITYLLPGELIVTSEPMKISTVLGSCVSVCMYDREMKIGGMNHYMMPFYKKEDDLPLKYGDTSLRILLNKMIQAGARKNRIFVRIYGGASVLRIENSTINVAEKNIGAAYDFVKEHNLVVNSVEVGGHKGRKVVFDTLAGVISCSFLREIKSATNWNSINLLGIES, from the coding sequence ATGGCAGAGTTTATATGCAATGAAATAACCTACCTCCTTCCCGGAGAACTTATTGTTACATCAGAACCTATGAAGATATCTACGGTGCTGGGTTCATGTGTTTCAGTATGCATGTATGACAGGGAAATGAAGATCGGCGGCATGAATCATTACATGATGCCTTTTTATAAAAAAGAAGATGATCTCCCGTTGAAATACGGCGACACTTCTCTCAGGATTTTACTGAATAAAATGATACAGGCCGGGGCCAGGAAGAACAGGATATTTGTAAGAATATACGGTGGTGCTTCTGTATTGCGGATTGAGAATTCAACCATTAACGTGGCTGAAAAGAATATCGGGGCAGCTTATGACTTTGTAAAAGAGCATAACCTGGTTGTCAATTCGGTAGAGGTAGGAGGTCACAAAGGCAGAAAGGTTGTATTTGATACTCTCGCCGGTGTGATCAGCTGCAGCTTCCTGAGAGAAATCAAATCAGCAACTAACTGGAATTCGATCAACCTACTCGGCATAGAATCCTGA
- a CDS encoding chemotaxis protein CheW translates to MITDIDKKTSYINLEIGTENFAISVYQVLEIIQFDKITRIPDSSEYVPGVINFRGSIVPVIDMHKRFKIENNELAEKMVVIVEINSNDKIVLMGLIVDQVTDVIEFDFKEIKSVPDLGIKYNPEFLDGFIERDGRFIMVMNTDHVLSVNELSEITEKAAQ, encoded by the coding sequence ATGATTACAGATATAGATAAAAAAACGAGCTATATAAATCTGGAGATCGGCACAGAGAATTTTGCCATCAGTGTCTACCAGGTTTTAGAAATCATTCAGTTTGATAAAATAACACGGATACCGGATTCTTCAGAATATGTACCCGGTGTAATTAATTTCAGGGGATCGATTGTGCCAGTTATTGATATGCATAAACGTTTTAAAATTGAGAATAATGAATTGGCTGAGAAAATGGTGGTTATTGTGGAAATTAATTCAAATGATAAAATAGTATTAATGGGATTAATTGTTGACCAGGTAACTGATGTGATCGAATTCGATTTTAAGGAAATTAAATCGGTTCCTGACCTGGGTATTAAATATAACCCGGAATTCCTTGACGGTTTCATCGAACGTGATGGCAGATTCATTATGGTAATGAATACGGATCATGTGTTGAGTGTAAATGAACTTTCTGAAATCACTGAAAAAGCAGCCCAGTGA
- a CDS encoding chemotaxis protein CheA produces the protein MIDEFIQGFVTEAKELLMQLEDDLMRLEQNPLNPEIINSIFRIMHTLKGSAGMVGFRNIQGLTHEFENLYSKIRDGELKADSRIIDTTLKAKDTMLAMLDGKKSEADYDLKRLHNELDTPESVSQENETDTYVILFTPDKNVFERGLKPENSIEELKQSGQLVCIIHDKGKLKNTSDREKICTTSWEVYLRSTVSREQLNDIFLFYEQDEFCVLPVTAESIEPEGHVYLKIKKLYKNKKDITAHIRQYLQKLPEIVKEEAVAAAIQEPSNQVQAETVKTDTETTVNVSSHKLDELMNLVSELVTETATVQARAMVYNDSKLNNALENIEKLTKKFRNNALDLRLIPVGSLLNKFKRQVRDLSRDLGKNVQLLIEGQDIEIDKTILKSIESPLQHIIRNSIDHGIEFSEERLAKGKKKEGLLKITAFYSGASVIIQVQDDGSGINLDRVRECAIKKGFITQDQVVTKDELITMIMEPGFTTNENVSIVSGRGVGMDVVRKELNGVGGSLEVFTEKDLGTSITMKLPTTLTIVDTLMVNIAETKVLIPVMDIEYCYREKQQILNKRDNRYLEYKNHPIPLVSLREQFRYTSSVSKDQMVVVINKFDRRYAIIADEIVGEHQAVIKPLGELFVNQPYFSGGSILVDGDLAFILDTNFLFNHITKLKD, from the coding sequence ATGATAGATGAATTCATACAGGGATTTGTTACAGAAGCAAAGGAATTGCTGATGCAACTTGAGGATGACCTCATGAGGCTGGAACAGAATCCGCTCAATCCGGAGATTATCAATAGTATTTTCAGAATCATGCACACCCTGAAAGGCTCGGCCGGTATGGTCGGGTTCAGGAATATCCAGGGACTTACACATGAATTTGAAAACCTCTATTCGAAGATCAGGGACGGGGAATTAAAGGCAGACAGCCGGATCATTGATACTACCCTTAAGGCTAAAGATACTATGCTGGCCATGCTTGACGGTAAAAAAAGTGAGGCAGATTATGATCTTAAGCGATTGCACAATGAACTTGATACTCCGGAATCCGTTTCTCAGGAAAATGAAACGGATACTTATGTCATTCTTTTTACACCAGATAAGAATGTGTTTGAGCGGGGCTTAAAACCCGAGAACTCAATTGAAGAATTGAAACAGTCCGGACAACTTGTTTGCATCATTCATGACAAGGGGAAATTAAAGAATACTTCTGACCGTGAAAAAATTTGTACTACTTCCTGGGAAGTTTACCTTAGAAGTACCGTTTCACGTGAACAGCTGAATGATATATTTCTTTTCTACGAACAGGATGAATTTTGCGTCCTGCCGGTAACCGCTGAATCTATTGAACCTGAAGGCCATGTTTATTTGAAGATTAAAAAGTTATATAAAAACAAGAAAGATATAACGGCACATATCCGTCAATACCTTCAGAAACTACCTGAGATTGTGAAAGAGGAAGCAGTTGCCGCTGCCATTCAGGAACCATCAAACCAGGTGCAGGCTGAAACCGTAAAAACCGATACTGAAACAACTGTAAATGTTTCATCGCATAAACTGGATGAATTAATGAACCTGGTTAGTGAGCTGGTTACTGAAACCGCTACTGTTCAGGCAAGAGCTATGGTGTATAATGATTCCAAACTTAACAATGCCCTTGAAAACATCGAGAAGTTGACAAAAAAGTTCAGAAACAATGCTCTTGATCTGCGACTTATACCTGTTGGCAGTTTGTTGAATAAGTTTAAAAGGCAGGTAAGGGATCTCTCAAGGGATCTGGGGAAAAATGTGCAACTGCTTATCGAAGGCCAGGATATAGAGATTGATAAAACCATTCTTAAATCAATTGAAAGTCCATTACAGCATATAATACGGAATAGCATTGACCACGGGATTGAATTTTCCGAAGAGCGACTGGCAAAGGGCAAAAAAAAGGAAGGGTTGCTAAAAATCACCGCCTTTTATTCAGGCGCCAGCGTTATCATTCAGGTTCAGGACGACGGAAGCGGGATTAACCTTGACCGTGTGAGGGAATGTGCTATTAAAAAGGGATTCATTACACAGGACCAGGTAGTTACAAAAGATGAATTGATCACCATGATCATGGAACCCGGCTTCACCACGAATGAGAATGTAAGCATTGTTTCAGGCCGGGGCGTTGGAATGGATGTAGTAAGAAAGGAGCTAAACGGTGTGGGTGGCAGTCTGGAAGTCTTCACTGAAAAGGACCTGGGAACATCAATTACAATGAAGCTTCCCACAACACTAACAATTGTGGATACCCTGATGGTGAATATTGCTGAAACCAAAGTCCTGATTCCGGTAATGGATATTGAATACTGTTACAGGGAAAAACAGCAGATTCTGAATAAAAGGGATAATCGTTACCTGGAATATAAAAATCACCCGATTCCCCTTGTCTCTCTGCGGGAACAGTTTCGCTACACTTCATCGGTATCGAAGGACCAGATGGTGGTTGTGATCAACAAATTTGACAGACGATACGCCATTATCGCCGATGAAATCGTCGGAGAACACCAGGCTGTTATTAAGCCATTAGGTGAGTTGTTTGTTAACCAGCCTTATTTTTCAGGCGGTAGTATCCTGGTGGATGGCGACCTTGCCTTCATCCTGGATACCAATTTTCTTTTTAATCATATCACAAAACTTAAAGACTAA
- a CDS encoding response regulator has product MKKRIIVVEDFNTSRQIIKKTLEGMGHMVDEAADGRDATRYFDGSTIDLVITDYNMPNMDGGSLVEYIRSTEVYKYIPIFVLSTETNIDKQARARDAKITAWIRKPFEITEFKKLVQKVLA; this is encoded by the coding sequence ATGAAAAAGAGAATCATTGTAGTAGAGGATTTTAATACCTCGAGACAGATTATAAAAAAAACTCTGGAAGGCATGGGGCATATGGTTGATGAGGCCGCTGACGGAAGAGATGCCACGCGATATTTCGACGGAAGCACAATTGACCTTGTGATTACAGATTACAACATGCCAAACATGGATGGGGGATCGCTTGTAGAATACATCCGAAGCACAGAAGTATACAAATATATACCGATTTTCGTACTCTCCACTGAAACGAACATCGATAAACAAGCAAGGGCAAGAGATGCAAAAATCACTGCCTGGATAAGGAAACCCTTTGAGATAACTGAATTTAAGAAACTGGTTCAAAAAGTTCTGGCATGA
- a CDS encoding Cache 3/Cache 2 fusion domain-containing protein, whose protein sequence is MKKLNDLKIGARLNLVFNLAFVVIISLLGVYTITSQRRQLVNDTDTRMFEQVNDLASIIKEQIKQGQNTTRRATDVGIDLIFTNNHVVSTGQSFDIQAKNQSTKEVQQLQIKKVTINGNSLYNSTTYVDEVSKLTGVVCTILQKTNAGYVRISTSVIQKDGNRAINTLIPNDSPVALALDKGEEFVDRAVVLDEWYLTAYKGFTLNDGTQLVVATGTPEKDMSSLKEYFSSKKYFDSGYPFLVDNTGNLIIHPTKEGSNEKDSEFFKQLQNDKSGYGSGKYSWEGRVKKQYYKYLPEIESYVAASIFQDEFLKIVRRTTYAILVAVLIGIGIFIIITVALSRSITRALKQGVEFAKKISRGDLTATLIVDQHDEIGDLADSLTQMLDKLREIVLNIRTGADSIAAASSQISNGSQQLSQGATEQASSTEEISSSMEEMVSNIQQNTDNARQTENISGKATDSMIEMSKIGRESFDTIQTIAEKITIINDIAFQTNLLALNAAVEAARAGEHGRGFAVVAAEVRKLAERSKLAADEIESLSRNSLKITEKSRESLEALVPEIQKTSQLVQEITAASVEQNSGADQINSAIQQLNIVTQQNAASSEEMATSAEELSAQAETLKEAVAYFKVGDEDKIQKKYGENNFKKHATQTKAASSKIRETLHHEPKKTLGTVASSDKDFENF, encoded by the coding sequence ATGAAAAAATTAAATGATTTAAAGATTGGTGCAAGGTTGAACCTTGTTTTCAACCTTGCTTTTGTGGTCATCATTTCGTTGCTGGGGGTTTATACTATAACCTCACAAAGAAGGCAGCTTGTTAATGACACAGATACCCGAATGTTTGAACAGGTGAATGATCTGGCTTCAATTATTAAAGAACAGATCAAACAGGGTCAAAACACAACCAGGCGCGCCACTGATGTAGGAATTGACCTGATTTTTACAAACAACCATGTGGTTTCAACCGGACAATCTTTTGATATACAAGCTAAAAACCAGTCTACAAAAGAAGTTCAGCAACTTCAGATTAAAAAAGTAACAATTAATGGCAATAGTTTATATAATAGTACTACTTATGTGGATGAAGTTTCTAAACTAACCGGTGTTGTCTGTACCATTCTTCAAAAAACAAACGCCGGATATGTCAGGATCTCAACATCTGTTATCCAAAAGGATGGCAACCGGGCAATTAATACTTTGATTCCTAATGATTCACCTGTTGCTTTAGCGCTTGACAAAGGCGAAGAATTTGTTGACCGTGCCGTTGTATTAGACGAGTGGTATTTAACAGCTTATAAAGGTTTTACACTCAATGACGGGACACAACTGGTAGTGGCAACAGGAACACCGGAGAAAGATATGAGTTCTCTGAAAGAATACTTTAGTTCAAAAAAGTATTTCGATTCAGGATATCCTTTTTTGGTTGACAATACCGGTAACCTAATAATCCATCCAACCAAGGAAGGTTCAAACGAAAAAGACAGCGAATTCTTCAAGCAGCTTCAAAATGACAAGAGCGGCTATGGATCAGGAAAATACTCTTGGGAAGGCAGAGTTAAAAAACAATATTATAAATATCTACCTGAAATTGAATCATATGTTGCCGCTAGTATCTTCCAGGATGAATTTCTGAAAATTGTAAGAAGAACCACATATGCCATTCTTGTTGCAGTACTTATCGGAATAGGAATATTTATTATCATTACTGTTGCATTAAGCCGTTCTATAACCCGTGCACTTAAACAGGGTGTTGAATTTGCAAAGAAAATTTCACGCGGCGACCTTACAGCTACATTAATAGTTGATCAGCATGATGAAATAGGAGATCTGGCAGATTCTCTTACACAAATGCTCGATAAATTGAGGGAAATTGTGCTGAATATCAGAACAGGTGCCGACAGTATTGCCGCTGCCAGTTCACAAATCAGCAATGGTTCACAGCAGTTATCACAGGGAGCCACTGAACAGGCTTCATCTACAGAGGAAATCTCTTCGTCGATGGAAGAAATGGTCAGCAATATCCAGCAAAATACCGATAATGCAAGGCAAACCGAGAACATTTCCGGAAAGGCAACCGATAGTATGATAGAAATGAGCAAAATAGGAAGGGAAAGTTTTGACACCATTCAGACTATTGCTGAAAAAATAACAATTATTAATGATATCGCATTCCAGACAAATCTTCTTGCTTTGAATGCAGCTGTTGAAGCGGCAAGAGCCGGTGAACACGGACGCGGATTTGCTGTGGTGGCTGCTGAAGTGCGTAAGCTGGCTGAAAGAAGCAAACTGGCAGCTGATGAAATTGAAAGCCTGTCCAGGAATAGTCTGAAGATTACCGAAAAATCACGCGAATCTCTCGAGGCTTTGGTACCGGAAATACAGAAAACTTCACAACTGGTCCAGGAAATTACAGCAGCAAGTGTTGAGCAGAATTCAGGAGCTGACCAGATAAACAGTGCCATTCAACAATTGAATATCGTTACCCAGCAAAATGCTGCATCTTCTGAAGAAATGGCAACCAGTGCCGAAGAACTATCCGCTCAGGCTGAAACATTGAAAGAAGCTGTCGCCTATTTCAAAGTTGGTGATGAAGATAAAATCCAGAAAAAGTACGGGGAAAACAATTTCAAAAAACACGCAACTCAAACTAAGGCTGCTTCTTCTAAAATCAGGGAAACCCTTCATCATGAACCAAAGAAAACTTTGGGGACTGTGGCTTCATCAGACAAGGATTTCGAAAACTTTTGA
- a CDS encoding response regulator transcription factor, with protein sequence MNLPKVAIVDDHIFYRNGVALAIKRFSFVEFAFEASNGEEFIDKQQKKPADIVLLDVMMPGMNGYETLKTIKKDYPAIKTVILTMLDSDDTISHFIDAGVNGYLLKNIDNKGLATALKAVINGQVYYSQELMSYFTRKLGENNKKQKSQISLTSRELEILELIYNGFSNKEIADKLFVSVRTITNHRYNLKIKTESKNTAGLISFGLKNNLFK encoded by the coding sequence ATGAATCTTCCTAAAGTAGCTATTGTGGATGATCACATTTTTTATCGAAACGGAGTTGCATTGGCTATTAAACGGTTCAGTTTTGTTGAATTTGCTTTTGAGGCATCAAATGGCGAAGAATTCATTGATAAACAACAAAAAAAACCAGCGGATATTGTGCTTCTTGATGTGATGATGCCTGGTATGAATGGTTACGAAACGTTAAAGACAATAAAAAAAGATTATCCCGCTATCAAGACAGTTATACTTACTATGTTGGATTCGGATGACACGATATCGCATTTTATAGATGCAGGTGTTAACGGTTATCTTTTGAAAAATATCGATAACAAAGGACTTGCAACGGCTTTAAAAGCAGTAATAAACGGACAGGTTTATTATTCCCAGGAACTGATGTCCTATTTCACCAGGAAATTGGGTGAGAATAACAAAAAACAGAAAAGCCAAATTTCCCTTACAAGCAGGGAACTTGAAATCCTGGAACTTATATATAACGGTTTTTCAAATAAAGAAATTGCTGACAAGTTATTTGTAAGTGTGAGAACCATAACGAACCACCGGTATAATTTAAAAATAAAAACTGAATCAAAAAATACAGCCGGACTTATCTCATTTGGGTTGAAAAACAACCTGTTTAAATAA
- a CDS encoding PAS domain S-box protein has product MNSDQPANPAVEQQLYVFLLSQIHEPGFIILNRSGTSYLINKKLASLLKYRSIKEFYQTNENIYRIFAGKEAGIFNQINKNPTLTRQITIRDKQGHQVRFELQLRCMGDFSREDCIVSGIFIDEVAKNLDQTVLSFLNSDEFLDEAMFILDFKGNMLTANRKIHHIDFFANLMDKNVNLFSLIDESDRDKLTKRLQSIRKGFSLPPVEYKLISPDNKLAYIKLYSRLITYKKKKALLALIRDITLRKQTEKRLIQAIIETEENERHRFASDLHDELGPFFSGIKLYINELKSLKNEPRKQVRLLNYLIKMTDEASDRIRTISSNLTPNNMIELGLAYSVKKMIDQINKAGQVNINLKIKGKEEQMENPFILSLYHIVLELINNGMKHSGSRSISLILWFRAKSIQLVYLDEGKGFDLNNELKMNKGIGLKSILNRIIFYQGTYKFIKKDTQGIRFELNFPKSSF; this is encoded by the coding sequence ATGAACTCCGATCAGCCTGCAAATCCTGCAGTTGAACAGCAACTGTATGTCTTTCTGCTAAGTCAGATTCATGAACCCGGCTTTATTATTTTAAATCGATCAGGAACATCCTATTTAATAAACAAAAAGCTTGCATCGCTGTTAAAGTATCGATCCATTAAAGAATTCTATCAAACCAATGAAAATATATACCGGATTTTTGCCGGGAAAGAAGCAGGGATTTTTAATCAGATCAATAAAAATCCAACTTTAACCAGACAAATTACAATCAGGGACAAGCAGGGGCATCAGGTCAGATTTGAATTACAACTTAGATGTATGGGTGATTTTAGCAGGGAAGATTGTATTGTGAGCGGAATATTCATTGATGAGGTGGCTAAAAACCTCGATCAGACTGTGCTTAGCTTTCTGAATAGTGATGAATTTTTGGATGAAGCTATGTTCATCCTTGATTTTAAGGGAAATATGCTCACTGCCAACCGGAAGATCCATCATATCGATTTTTTCGCCAATCTTATGGATAAAAATGTAAATCTTTTCAGTCTTATTGATGAATCAGACCGGGACAAATTAACGAAAAGATTGCAAAGTATCAGGAAAGGTTTCTCATTACCCCCGGTTGAATACAAATTGATTAGTCCGGATAATAAATTGGCATATATAAAATTATACAGCCGGTTAATTACGTATAAAAAAAAGAAAGCTTTACTGGCACTAATAAGAGACATAACCCTAAGAAAACAGACCGAAAAAAGGTTGATTCAGGCTATAATTGAAACAGAAGAGAATGAAAGACACAGGTTCGCATCCGATTTACATGATGAACTCGGGCCTTTCTTCTCAGGTATAAAGCTCTATATCAACGAATTAAAATCTCTCAAAAATGAGCCCCGCAAACAGGTGAGGTTGTTGAACTATCTTATAAAAATGACTGATGAGGCATCTGATAGAATCAGGACAATATCCAGCAATCTCACACCCAATAATATGATTGAACTGGGACTTGCTTATTCAGTGAAGAAGATGATCGATCAGATCAATAAGGCAGGCCAGGTAAATATAAATCTAAAGATTAAGGGTAAAGAAGAACAGATGGAAAACCCGTTCATCCTATCGCTTTATCATATAGTCCTTGAACTAATAAATAACGGGATGAAGCATTCAGGCAGCCGAAGTATTTCTTTGATTTTATGGTTCCGGGCTAAGAGTATTCAACTGGTATATCTTGACGAAGGAAAAGGTTTTGATTTGAATAACGAATTAAAAATGAATAAAGGTATCGGATTAAAATCTATTCTGAACCGGATTATTTTTTACCAGGGCACCTATAAATTCATAAAGAAAGATACACAAGGTATCCGTTTTGAACTGAACTTTCCAAAATCCTCATTTTAA
- a CDS encoding aminotransferase class I/II-fold pyridoxal phosphate-dependent enzyme, which yields MIKSDLPNGSHNTLCVHAGQHTGEFGGINTPVYTSTSYGYLDTEDRLYPRYFNIPNQKAVIDKVAALEKAETGILFSSGMAAVSSTLLSLLSKGDHCLFQSGLYGGTIHFIQHEFERFGIDHTILKSNEPESFARAIKKNTKVIYVESPSNPLLSIIDLRAIAQLCKKYGIVSVIDNTFASPINQNPITFGIDIVLHSATKYLGGHSDICAGVVVSSAPYIQRITQTSMSLGGSLNALMCYLLERSIKTMGIRVERQNRNAGEIALFLQQHHSIERVFYPGLEAHPNHAIAASQMSGFGGMLSFELKGQDTTAFQKRLKLIKPAMSLGGVETIICAPVTTSHRLVPKAQREEEGIRDNLLRLSVGIEEVKDLVDDLKNALTL from the coding sequence ATGATAAAATCAGATTTGCCTAACGGTTCACATAATACACTGTGTGTGCATGCCGGTCAGCATACAGGGGAATTCGGCGGAATCAACACACCTGTTTACACATCCACATCCTATGGGTATCTGGATACGGAAGACCGACTGTATCCACGTTACTTCAACATTCCTAACCAGAAAGCGGTGATAGATAAAGTGGCGGCCCTTGAAAAAGCTGAAACCGGGATTCTTTTCAGTTCCGGTATGGCAGCCGTAAGCTCAACGCTGCTTTCCCTTCTCAGTAAGGGTGATCATTGCCTGTTTCAAAGCGGGCTTTATGGAGGGACAATTCACTTTATCCAGCACGAATTTGAGCGGTTCGGCATCGATCATACCATACTTAAATCGAATGAACCTGAATCTTTTGCTCGTGCAATTAAAAAAAACACAAAAGTCATTTATGTCGAATCACCATCGAATCCGCTGCTGTCCATTATCGATCTTCGTGCCATAGCACAGTTATGTAAAAAGTATGGAATCGTATCGGTAATCGACAATACGTTTGCTTCACCCATTAACCAGAACCCGATAACCTTTGGTATTGATATAGTTCTGCACAGTGCCACGAAATACCTGGGCGGTCACAGCGATATATGTGCCGGGGTTGTGGTTTCATCTGCGCCTTACATTCAAAGGATCACACAAACATCCATGAGCCTGGGAGGCAGCCTGAATGCGCTGATGTGCTACCTGCTGGAACGAAGCATAAAAACAATGGGCATCCGTGTTGAAAGGCAGAACAGAAATGCAGGTGAAATAGCGCTGTTCCTGCAGCAGCATCATTCGATTGAGAGAGTTTTTTACCCGGGGTTGGAAGCGCATCCGAATCATGCCATTGCTGCCAGCCAGATGTCGGGTTTCGGAGGCATGCTATCATTTGAATTAAAGGGCCAGGATACTACTGCCTTCCAGAAAAGGCTTAAACTTATTAAACCGGCTATGAGTCTCGGTGGTGTAGAAACCATTATCTGTGCACCGGTTACCACCTCGCACCGCCTTGTTCCGAAGGCACAGCGTGAAGAGGAAGGTATAAGAGACAATTTGCTGAGGTTGTCTGTAGGAATTGAAGAGGTCAAAGATCTGGTTGATGATTTAAAAAACGCTTTGACTTTATGA